Below is a genomic region from Salvelinus fontinalis isolate EN_2023a chromosome 38, ASM2944872v1, whole genome shotgun sequence.
GGGTGTAGAGGGGGAGGAGCTTCCCTTCGTGTTCCACAGCATCTCTGCCCTGGGATTGGCTGTGAGCCGGAAGAAGCTTGGGCCAAACTCTGATCCGGTGCTGATCGTGGGGGCGGGGTTAAGCGCGGCGGATGCAGTTTTGTGCGCTTGTAACAACAACATTTCCGTGCTGCATGCCTTCCGCAAACACGTAGACGACCCAGGCCTCATCTTTAAACAGCTACCCAAGACCCTCTACCCAGAATACCACAAGGTCTACCACATGATGCACTCCCAGACCCACGCAACACCAAACATGGCTGCCACCTCCACCACCAATGGCCTTCCCAGCATGGCCGCCTCAGTCTGCTCCAAGATGTGCTCCAAGCCCCAACCCACCACAACTAACATGGCCACCAGTGCTGGTCCCGTTCTGTTCCCTGACTACACCAGCTTCCCAGAGCACTGCGTGGTGTCCTTCCAGCCAGACATGAAGTGTGTCCTGCAGGGGAGCAACTCCCTCAAGGCCTTTAAGATCTCCATGGCCCTGGTGTTGATCGGCACCCACCCCAACCTGTTCTTCCTCAAGGGCCAGGGCCAGTACCTGGGACTGGACCCCACCAAACCCATCTCCTGCAAGCAGAACCCTGTGGATGTGCACCCCTACACCTTCGAGTGCACCAAGGACCCAGGACTGTTCGCCATGGGCCCGCTGGTGGGAGACAACTTTGTTCGCTTCCTAAAGGGCGGTGCTCTAGGCATTGCCTCCTGCCTGCTCAAGAGACTGAAGAAGAAAGGCAAGCTTATCGCAGAAgggggaggagtaggaggaggggaGTTTATCTAGGTGAAGTGTGGATGGAAAGGAACGAGGTGGTGAATGAgttggaagggagagggagagaggaggaagaggcatCTTTATTTAAGcgaaaggagaaaggagaggaaggaggtggagaaagggaggagaggaaggaggaagaggagggggttcATCTTAGTAAAAATAGCTACTATTACCAATGGAGTTCTGAGTTAAAAGGGCAAAGCCAAGCAGTACGTTTTTAATATTTTATTGTTTGCAGTGGACATACCtatttgaactctgaagcattctTACCACTTCTGAGAGAACTGAAAACAATGGAAGTGGAGGCAGGCTAGAGTTACAGTACATGACCAGGTTCAGCCCACCACCTGTTACAGCTCCACTGTTCTGGTTTCTGCTGGGAAGCTGTCACAGGGTTTAATGTCCTCTATCCAGAAATCCAATCTGCAGTGTGACAATGTTTTTTTAAGTCATATTTGTGACATTTTGTAACGTCTTGAGTTTTTGTAATTTGCTCACCTTGTCTTTCAAGCAAGTGCATTTTCTGATTTCTCATCTACTTTAAACAATTGTTCTACTATTTATCTGATGGCCTTCACCATGCAATGGACTGTGAACCACTACAACTCCCCTTTAAAGCTTCAAGGAAATGGAACTTTGTAGAGATAGGCCCATAGCTGCTATAGTGTTTCTGCCATCATCTCAATTCTGAGTTTCTCATCAGTGCCAAGCTACAGACCCCAAGCTGTATCTGGCAGACCAGGATGTAATGGGAACGTTGAAGTAAGAGATGAATCAACAACCCCATCACCATCCTAATCAGACGAAGTACAACTAACTCACTATGGTTGGAGCGCTCCTCTTAACGCTTTTCCTATGCAAACCCTTCCACTCACACACCTGACCTGAATGTATTCTGGATCAGATAACTCATTGCTAACTTACTGTACATATCAGCCTGATTTCAACCAATGGGGCACAAGAGTTCTCTATTGATGTTAGACCATAACAAAATGCCAAATAGTGTTTTTTAGAGACACTGAAGTCATGCAGATGCGCGTGACTCTTGGCTGCAGTAAGAAAGCCATCGCCACCTGCATTCATTCAACATAGCCTGGATTTACGATATTACTcttaacaaaataactttttggggtCTCATACGCTTACCGTGGTGTTTTGATTCTAGCTGGAACAGTCGCTAAGATTATATTTGGTTGGTATCTTTGAAAAATTActattttggatgcagcagttgttagctagaatgctaacgctcattgacataggctgtagcaaaagctagccaaatagccattttactggttgaagttgaAGTGTTTTTTAAGTATAATGCATAATGCAGTTGAAGTATAAAGTATAATACAGTTGATTTGGGATAACACAAACagcaggacattcatacgagccttaaaatccaattataatccaaaagtagtgtgaaatgcactcataagtaACATCTAAATATAGGCTTTTTTGCTGCCACCAATTTGCAGCAATGTTaacaaacacagaaaggggtctaTAAAATACTACTAGTCGACGACTCCTGATAAGTGTACATTGGATAAACGCGAACTGTTGGTGCATTCATTGACGTCCACCAGTCTGAATACAAAACTGCTAGTCCATTGCATGTATCAGGAGTTGACTATCGCCTATTGAAATCATAATGACTATGTTAAATGCACATTTTCTGGTTGCCATTATGGAGTAAATATTATGCCCGTTGCTGATTCCAGGTCCGTATAGTGTTCTCTGTGACATTTCTCATACAATGTCACTTTCACACAGCCATCATACACCTCATGTGTCTGTTGTGCCAAATACCTGTCACTGTATGTAAAGCTGTGAGGACTGAGGGTAGAGTTTCATTCATCTATTGAACCAGTCAGTCGCCTTTAGAATGTGTGTATTCATATGCAGTTTATTTCCGCATTCAGTCATCCTCAAGACTGAAGCTGCTTGCAgaaaagaaaaaacaaaacaaattgtgGAATTGGGATAAAATATAGGTTGTTGACAAGATCAGCAAACTGAAAATGTATGGACAGTTCCTGGTCAATATGCTGTATTCCAAACTAACCATCCCTTAGGCACTACATCCAGACCTGAAAAGATGAATCAGTGGATAGGTGTAAATGTAAGGTGGTGGTAGTCACTCAACCTTGCCCCCAGATAGACCATTGGCTTATGGCTAATTACACCTACATGTCCAATCTACACAGTAGGTGCCTTGATGAGAAGGGTTAACTAGGGGTTGATTAATAAAAGGAAACAGCAGGTTCCCCAACCCCTGGGGTCTAACCAGGGTTTTCTACTACTGTCTTACAACATATATCCCACGGTCTTTTCCTGTTCACAACAGACAGACAAGCTGCTTTGTGCGTGGTAGAGTTGAACTCCTCTCTTGTACAACTCAAATgagttaatgttttgtatactgtaTTTTTTATTATGAACAAATAAAAATCTTGAAACGTAACACCTATTTATTTGTTTACATTGCTCGCCATCAGTGACTAAATCAAGGTATATAATTAGTGTACAGTACATAGAAAGTTAGACATTTCTGCCCACATCTATCACCGACAAAAACAGTTTAAACATTTGTCATTGACAGGCCCCTCTTGATAATTTTGAGTACAATGATCAAGAGTTACCTCAAAGATCCATTCATGAACATTATTAGTGGAGCGGAGATGACAGTTCTATCAAACTGAGAATTCTAGAAGCGCAAAACATTCCATGGGGTGTTGACATCCCTTCCTGTGTCTTAAGATGAACATTTGTCTGCAGGGCTTCACATGTTGCAGCCAGGTGCTCTCATCTTTTCTTGGTGGGTTTGGGGttgtacctacacacacacacacacacacacacaggttaagtCAGGGCAGTGGCCATCTAGACATCCCACCTAAACACTCAGGCTTTTAACATTCCTGCTAGATCAATCCTGGATGCATTTTGGACAAATATAAAAAATAGCCCAAATTAAGCCAGCGCTGTAAACCTCTGGCCGGGTTTGAAGAACTCAAACCAAACATCCTCCCAATAAACTAAGTCTGGGAGACGGGTTCGGGCCAGACCCAAAAACATAAAACCACAACTTGTTTTCTTAGTAGCCGGCGCTGTCCTCTGGCCATGCATGACTGAGTGGACATCATGACTCAATGATCAAACAGCAGTCTCGCTccaggcaggcacgcacacaccctTTTCTGCTTAGCCAGGGAAAATGCAGCAGCCCTAGCGTGTGCATACATCACCAGCATAacccagacaaccaggtgtgaCGCAGGAATCACTGGGCGCTGATTCGTCAGTGACAACAAGCCCAAACCGTCCCAAACGAAAATCCACCCACTCACATCAGGAATGTTTCTCTCTGTTCTGTGGGTCTTGGTCTAAACGGTCCTTTTCAGATGACTATTTGACAGGCGATTCCaaaaatggtgttgatgtgtatTGTACGTATGCAGGGGACCAGCTAATTTCTCCTTGAGGGAGAATACAGCTCTATTGAATGTGAATCATAGTTTAGCTGGAATCAAAACCTGAGATCAGCCATGTTGGTTGGATTACAGCTACAACCAAGGCTATGTTGCTGGGCGGTCAATGTTGTCTTGTGTTTCTGAATTGGGGTTAAGGGAATAAATAGATGAATGAATGAGTGTGGAGTAGTGAAGAGCTCAGCAGACAGCCTCTAGTCCCAGTCATCGTGTGGGCAGGCAGCTGTGTGTGCGTCAGCCTGTAGGGCGCTGTTGTCTTGTGTCTGGTAGTGACGTCCTTGAACACGGAGCAATGccccctgggaatgtgatgtTTGTGTAAGCTGGGTGCTCCAACCCTTCTGCTCCACTGCAGACTGCAGACAGAGTGGCTGACTTTTTCTACCTTGGGGGCTGGAGGGTTCAACATAATCAACATCACTCTACATTTATCCATTCATTTCCAGCCTGGCTCCAAACCTCTTCCAACCAATAGCCCGGGCCACAGCTTGGTTTACATTGTACTGTAGACTGTGGTGTCCTCCACCTGAAATAATGTGACCCAAATTGGTTTGGGTTGATTGTTTTGGTGTTTGCAGCCTGACAAGCCTTGTCCTCGTACCTGAAAAGGTCATCTCCCAAAGTCTCCTCTTTCTTGTTCTGACGCTcatcctgaaacacacagacacagggcttTGACTCACAGACCCACAAACCTCCatttcctctctacccagcctcagccccctccatctcctctctacccAGCCTCAACCCCCCCCTCTACCCAGCCTCAACCCCCCCCTCTACCcagcctcaacccccccccctctacccagcctcaacccccccccctctacccagcctcaacccccccccccctctacccagcctcaaccccccccccctctacccagcctcaaccccccccccctctacccagcctcaaccccccccctctacccagcctcaaccccccccctctacccagcctcaacccccccccctctacccagcctcaacccccccccctctacccagCCTCAACCCCCCCCCTCTACCCAGCCTCAACCCCTCCCCCTCTACCCAGCCTCAACCCCCCCCCTCTACCCAGCCTCAACCCCCCCCCTACCCAGCCTCAACCCCCCCCTCTACCCAGCCTCAACCCCCCCTCTACCCAGCCTCAACCCCATCCATCTCCTCTCTACCCAGCCTCAGCTCCCTCCATCCCCTGTTACTACCATTTCATGGTAAATACCATGTACTTCACTTCtaggagtgtttgtgtgtctcaggGGTTGCTAAACAGACTGTAAATATTGTAGTAAACAGCAGCTGAAGTAGGACTGTGTACCTCTGCTGCGTCTCTCAGCCACTCCTCCAGCTCAGAGTTCTTGCCTCGGTTGTGGGCCAACAGGTCTGACCCTCCGATGATGTTGGGCAAACCCTGGGCACCGGGAACTGggacctgaaacacacacacattactacacacagacagaaacagagacactaAGCTAACAGAGTCCCATGACCCTGTGTTGTGGTGAGGTGCATTCTGGGGTCTACCTTGCGGAAGCGTTTAAAGTCCTTCCTGTTGACATTGCCGTGCGTCTCCATGGGGCGTGGTTTAGGTCTTGCCGGTGTTGCCACGGTGAGGGATTTGAACTCCACCACTATAAGTCTGCTGGGGAGATTCTCGCCCCCTAAACCCTACATCACAACACACAGACCAGTTACTGACAGACCTAACTCTTCCCCACTGTCCCCTACTCCAGACCTAACTCTTCCCCACTGGCCCCTACTCCAGACCAGTTACTGACAGACCTAACTCTTCCCCACTGGTCCCTACTCCAGACCAGTTACTGACAGACCTAACGCTTCTCCACTGGCCCCTACTCCAGACCAGTTACTGACAGACCTAACTCTTCCCCACTGGCCCCTACTCCAGACCAGTTACTGACAGACCTAACTCTTCCCCACTGGCCCCTACTCCAGACCAGTTACTGACAGACCTAACGCTTCTCCACTGGCCCCTACTCCAGACCAGTTACTGACAGACCTAACTCTTCCCCACTGGCCCCTACTCCAGACCAGTTACTGACAGACCTAACTCTTCCCCACTGGCCCCTACTCCAGACCAGTTACTGACAGACCTAACTCTTCCCCACTGGCCCCTACTCCAGACCAGTTACTGACAGACCTAACGCTTCTCCACTGGCCCCTACTCCAGACCAGTTACTGACAGACCTAACTCTTCCCCACTGGCCCCTACTCCAGACCAGTTACTGACAGACCTAACTCTTTCCCACTGGCCCCTACTCCAGACCAGTTACTGACAGACCTAACTCTTTCCCACTGGTCCCTACTCCAGACCAGTTACTGACAGACCTAACTCTTTCCCACTGGTCCCTACTCCAGACCAGTTACTGACAGACCTAACTCTTTCCCACTGGCCCCTACTCCAGACCAGTTACTGACAGACCTAACTCTACCCCACTGGGCCCTACTCCAGACCTAACTCTTCCCCACTGGCCCCTACtccagacagatacagacaggaCTTACTGAGGCTTCCTGTTTGACAGGTTTGGCATCAGTCTCTGGCTCTTCCAGATGACCAGGGGTCACACCATTAACAGGTTTTGACTTGGGGGGGGGACAGAAGATAGAGGATAGTTCATAATTATAGTCACCTCATAGAAACCAGGGCTGGGgaaggcagtcaattcaggaagtaaactgaaattacaATTCAGTGATTTTAAAAATGGCAGATATTTTCAATGAAACTGAGAAGTCGAAGCTATCAATTTCTATattttaaattaaaatcacttcctGAATCGAGTGGCTTCAATTGGAATTGATCCCAGTCTTGatagaaacacatgacaacaaacACACAATGACAGCTCCTCTCACCTCAATGGAAGACACCTCTTCGTCTTTGACCTCAGCTACAGGCTCCGCTCGCTGTCGTCTGCTGGCTGACGATCGCTCTTCTGAATCCAAGCCTGACCTATGATTAGCTGCGATTGGTTCCACTGGATAAACACGCTGTTTCTTATTGGCACAGGTAAGTTCCACTGTCTCTAGGAGCTGTTTTCTATTGGTTGAGCTCTTGTCTGTCAGTTGAGACCTCTGGCCTTGATTGGTTGAACTCTGTTCCGTCAGCTTCAACCGCTGGCCTTGACTGGCTGACATAGGCTCATCCGATTCGTCCATGTCCTCAGACATGATGGACTCCAGTTCGTGCATCTCTATCTCTGAAGCCCCACCCCCTttagtctcctccatctccttcctctTTCTGGATTGGAGCACCTGCTGGGCAGGGTTGGAGAACCCCTCTGACAGAGCCTCAGTCTGACCTGGAAACAGATGTGCACCTGAGCTGTGTTGGCCCTGGGACCTgcctgtgggggtgtgtgtggagTTGGAGGTCTCTGAGTGCTGTGGTACTGTCCTCTTCGTCTTCTCCTTGTCTTCTTCCCTCCTGGAGAGCTTGGCCTCTGATTGGACAGTAGGGGACTCCTCACCTTCCCGAGGTCTGAGAGAGAAAACATTAGTGTCTGTATATAATATCACCATTAACTCAAGATTGATAAGCCACTGTGTGGAATTGTATGGATATCTCCAGAGCTGCACTTGCCTTTTCTTGCCGACAGGCTGGAAGAAATTAGTGAGGGCAGACTGTTTCTGGGGGGAACCTTTCTGCGAGACCTGTTGTTTCTGGGAGGAGCGCTTCTGTGGGGACATCGTCTGCACTCCTCCGTTGGTCCGAGGGGCTGTGGCCAGTAATCTGGTGATAGCAGCACCTTTCCCTCCACCTAATATCATGATAATgcaatgtcatttagcagacccgtGTTTTCAGTTTATATGGCCCACGCCAGAACTTTCCTACTGTAACTGACACCCACCCACTCCGCCTAAGTCATTAGAAACTATTCTACCTGGATGTTGTAGTTCTCCCCCTTTTCTGTCCGAGCCACCACCACCAGCGCTGTCTGAGGCGCTGAATGATGACATCATAGTCTCTGCCACTGTGCAGGTCCCGGCCAGCTCTCGGCCTGAGGGTTTGGATCGGTTAAGATGAGAGGTGGTCCGGCTCTGGTCCCTCTCAGGGGTCTCTCCAACTGCGCTCACCCCAGTCACGTCCACCCTACTCAGGGATAAGAACACAGATCAGCCTGATGCACTCAAATAGAACTGTGAGTTTGGAgctcaggttgtgtgtgtgtgtcttacccacTGATGCCCTGTGAAGGCTCTGTGTTTACAGCATAGGCTGTGATGTTCTGAGACGCTGCTGGCATTACCGTCTCGTCCACTGGTGCATTCTGGGATAGCGTGGCGCCAGGGATGGTGAGTTTCATTCTCATGGATTCTGACCAGGGGAAAA
It encodes:
- the LOC129837626 gene encoding nibrin-like isoform X2 → MWTLNPLESGGVTHYLLPDKEYVVGRKNCEVILPNDQSISRAHAHLTATDQALSLKDSSKYGTFVNEERLSGDTPRSLTAGDRVTFGVFHSKFSVQQVTAVVCSSCVDNEGKVSLSQTLQLLGGRLTNTWTQDCTHLVMPTVKVTIKTICALLCCRPIVKQEFFTEVTKALQQKQPPPKAESFFPEIDEPSLNKDEVDLTERPERKELFTGKTFLFLNAKQQKRLSLAVSCGGGRGQLLEEGSVPVSLLESPLSCVIGMATGNSQALLPPSTKKWADSVGRILQRKGLRFITESEIGLAAIYVSCDKYCNPSNQMADSESMRMKLTIPGATLSQNAPVDETVMPAASQNITAYAVNTEPSQGISGVDVTGVSAVGETPERDQSRTTSHLNRSKPSGRELAGTCTVAETMMSSFSASDSAGGGGSDRKGGELQHPGGGKGAAITRLLATAPRTNGGVQTMSPQKRSSQKQQVSQKGSPQKQSALTNFFQPVGKKRPREGEESPTVQSEAKLSRREEDKEKTKRTVPQHSETSNSTHTPTGRSQGQHSSGAHLFPGQTEALSEGFSNPAQQVLQSRKRKEMEETKGGGASEIEMHELESIMSEDMDESDEPMSASQGQRLKLTEQSSTNQGQRSQLTDKSSTNRKQLLETVELTCANKKQRVYPVEPIAANHRSGLDSEERSSASRRQRAEPVAEVKDEEVSSIEGLGGENLPSRLIVVEFKSLTVATPARPKPRPMETHGNVNRKDFKRFRKVPVPGAQGLPNIIGGSDLLAHNRGKNSELEEWLRDAAEDERQNKKEETLGDDLFRYNPKPTKKR
- the LOC129837626 gene encoding nibrin-like isoform X1 — protein: MWTLNPLESGGVTHYLLPDKEYVVGRKNCEVILPNDQSISRAHAHLTATDQALSLKDSSKYGTFVNEERLSGDTPRSLTAGDRVTFGVFHSKFSVQQVTAVVCSSCVDNEGKVSLSQTLQLLGGRLTNTWTQDCTHLVMPTVKVTIKTICALLCCRPIVKQEFFTEVTKALQQKQPPPKAESFFPEIDEPSLNKDEVDLTERPERKELFTGKTFLFLNAKQQKRLSLAVSCGGGRGQLLEEGSVPVSLLESPLSCVIGMATGNSQALLPPSTKKWADSVGRILQRKGLRFITESEIGLAAIYVSCDKYCNPSNQMADSESMRMKLTIPGATLSQNAPVDETVMPAASQNITAYAVNTEPSQGISGVDVTGVSAVGETPERDQSRTTSHLNRSKPSGRELAGTCTVAETMMSSFSASDSAGGGGSDRKGGELQHPGGGKGAAITRLLATAPRTNGGVQTMSPQKRSSQKQQVSQKGSPQKQSALTNFFQPVGKKRPREGEESPTVQSEAKLSRREEDKEKTKRTVPQHSETSNSTHTPTGRSQGQHSSGAHLFPGQTEALSEGFSNPAQQVLQSRKRKEMEETKGGGASEIEMHELESIMSEDMDESDEPMSASQGQRLKLTEQSSTNQGQRSQLTDKSSTNRKQLLETVELTCANKKQRVYPVEPIAANHRSGLDSEERSSASRRQRAEPVAEVKDEEVSSIESKPVNGVTPGHLEEPETDAKPVKQEASGLGGENLPSRLIVVEFKSLTVATPARPKPRPMETHGNVNRKDFKRFRKVPVPGAQGLPNIIGGSDLLAHNRGKNSELEEWLRDAAEDERQNKKEETLGDDLFRYNPKPTKKR
- the LOC129837626 gene encoding nibrin-like isoform X3, translated to MCSLPMQTICALLCCRPIVKQEFFTEVTKALQQKQPPPKAESFFPEIDEPSLNKDEVDLTERPERKELFTGKTFLFLNAKQQKRLSLAVSCGGGRGQLLEEGSVPVSLLESPLSCVIGMATGNSQALLPPSTKKWADSVGRILQRKGLRFITESEIGLAAIYVSCDKYCNPSNQMADSESMRMKLTIPGATLSQNAPVDETVMPAASQNITAYAVNTEPSQGISGVDVTGVSAVGETPERDQSRTTSHLNRSKPSGRELAGTCTVAETMMSSFSASDSAGGGGSDRKGGELQHPGGGKGAAITRLLATAPRTNGGVQTMSPQKRSSQKQQVSQKGSPQKQSALTNFFQPVGKKRPREGEESPTVQSEAKLSRREEDKEKTKRTVPQHSETSNSTHTPTGRSQGQHSSGAHLFPGQTEALSEGFSNPAQQVLQSRKRKEMEETKGGGASEIEMHELESIMSEDMDESDEPMSASQGQRLKLTEQSSTNQGQRSQLTDKSSTNRKQLLETVELTCANKKQRVYPVEPIAANHRSGLDSEERSSASRRQRAEPVAEVKDEEVSSIESKPVNGVTPGHLEEPETDAKPVKQEASGLGGENLPSRLIVVEFKSLTVATPARPKPRPMETHGNVNRKDFKRFRKVPVPGAQGLPNIIGGSDLLAHNRGKNSELEEWLRDAAEDERQNKKEETLGDDLFRYNPKPTKKR